A single region of the Lotus japonicus ecotype B-129 chromosome 4, LjGifu_v1.2 genome encodes:
- the LOC130715563 gene encoding uncharacterized protein LOC130715563 codes for MDPTQIKKIQAMNRYKRRQVLDNLYFYSFTALACSVFCCVTLCLPYLASMVQVFFMVYMSSLIQFMLSSKLVFFIGNLIIFVLVVNSRMFSSDPSSTSDVYYDEYIQSSQTHMPQINPTFVVNKAKSFENKHVVESVAMAVEDGLNNLDLKARVWVNKAKEEDNSDGEEEQSFHSSYDELNRRAEDFIARVNRQRKLELSLLQHGSY; via the coding sequence ATGGATCCTACTCAGATCAAGAAGATTCAAGCCATGAACAGGTACAAGAGGCGTCAGGTCCTAGATAATTTGTACTTCTATTCCTTCACTGCCTTAGCATGCAGTGTGTTCTGTTGTGTCACTCTCTGCCTTCCCTATCTTGCTTCTATGGTTCAAGTCTTTTTCATGGTCTACATGTCAAGTTTAATTCAGTTCATGTTGAGCTCAAAGCTAGTATTCTTCATCGGCAACCTAATCATATTTGTCCTCGTAGTGAACTCAAGAATGTTTTCTTCAGATCCCTCTTCAACTTCTGATGTTTACTATGATGAGTACATTCAGAGCAGTCAAACTCATATGCCTCAGATTAATCCAACTTTTGTGGTCAACAAAGCTAAATCATTTGAGAATAAACATGTTGTGGAGAGTGTGGCAATGGCTGTGGAGGATGGACTGAACAATCTGGACTTGAAGGCCAGAGTGTGGGTTAACAAAGCCAAAGAGGAGGACAATTCGGACGGAGAAGAAGAACAAAGTTTTCATTCTTCTTATGATGAACTGAACAGAAGGGCTGAAGATTTCATTGCAAGAGTCAACAGGCAGAGGAAGCTTGAACTTAGCCTTCTGCAACATGGTAGCTACTAA